The Halanaerobium praevalens DSM 2228 genome contains a region encoding:
- the gloA gene encoding lactoylglutathione lyase, translating into MQNYDFVHSCIRVMDLEKSIDFYQDALNLKESRRKDFPEAEFTLVYLTDQNEDFELELTYNYDREEPYTIGNGYSHIAVKVDDLEKSYQRHKEAGYKVGDLKSLSENSSGYYFITDPDGYRTEIIAR; encoded by the coding sequence ATGCAAAATTATGATTTTGTTCATTCCTGTATTCGAGTTATGGACTTAGAAAAATCAATCGATTTTTATCAAGATGCATTAAATTTAAAGGAAAGTAGACGCAAAGATTTTCCGGAAGCTGAATTCACCTTAGTCTATTTAACTGATCAAAATGAAGATTTTGAGCTGGAGTTAACTTATAATTATGATCGAGAAGAACCATACACAATTGGTAATGGCTACAGTCATATTGCAGTTAAGGTAGATGATTTAGAAAAATCTTATCAGCGCCACAAAGAAGCAGGTTATAAGGTTGGAGACTTAAAAAGTTTAAGTGAAAATTCATCCGGCTATTATTTTATTACTGATCCTGATGGCTATCGAACAGAAATAATTGCTAGGTAA
- a CDS encoding DUF368 domain-containing protein — protein sequence MQDQNTYLALFLKSIPIGLANTLPGVSGGTIALVLNIYQTLINAIKNIKFKKLIFIGLGAGLGVFIGSAVITDLYRSNPLIVNYFLFGLVLSSAHSTYKKIGSFSFSKLIIILLAFGLAFFFSSESQVNLVNRQGLILFFAAGFFGSIAMILPGISGGTLLILMGVYQQVLAAVNNFEIITLLVFACGMGAGLLVFAWIFSYLLQAHQAKIMVVLTGLILGSSAAVFPAILDFRGFFAFGAGVILIIILEIIGKNT from the coding sequence TTGCAAGATCAAAATACATATTTAGCTTTATTTTTAAAATCAATACCAATTGGATTAGCTAATACTCTGCCAGGGGTTAGTGGTGGAACTATAGCTTTAGTTTTAAATATTTATCAGACTTTAATTAATGCAATTAAAAATATCAAATTTAAAAAACTTATTTTTATTGGACTAGGAGCTGGTTTAGGAGTTTTTATTGGCTCAGCTGTAATTACAGATCTTTATAGATCTAATCCTTTAATTGTTAACTACTTTTTATTTGGTTTAGTCCTTAGCTCAGCTCATTCTACTTATAAAAAAATAGGTAGTTTTAGTTTTTCAAAATTAATTATTATACTTTTAGCATTTGGCTTGGCTTTCTTTTTTTCTAGTGAATCACAAGTTAATTTAGTTAATAGACAAGGTTTAATACTTTTTTTTGCTGCTGGTTTTTTTGGCAGTATTGCAATGATATTACCAGGGATTAGTGGTGGAACTCTTCTAATTTTGATGGGAGTATATCAGCAGGTACTGGCTGCAGTGAATAATTTTGAAATCATTACGCTTTTAGTTTTTGCTTGTGGAATGGGAGCAGGACTTTTAGTTTTTGCTTGGATTTTTTCTTATCTCCTGCAAGCACACCAGGCTAAAATCATGGTAGTTCTGACTGGCTTGATTTTAGGATCTTCAGCAGCTGTTTTTCCAGCTATACTGGATTTTAGAGGTTTTTTTGCTTTTGGAGCAGGAGTGATTTTAATAATTATTTTAGAGATTATTGGTAAAAATACTTAA